In Rhizobium sp. WSM4643, the following are encoded in one genomic region:
- a CDS encoding GGDEF domain-containing protein, with protein MKTGMSLAATVAPDVLRRYASDQIVTLAKLVVENAFQPIVEAGTGTVFGYESLMRGQDRIGYDTPVEILDEAHQLGQLLQLEQMVASRALAKFATLSNFSTSTLFLNLDVRLIPHGESLVETLLQHLRKANIPPSSVCFEFSERFDNTSVPEFSGLVSRLRKAGFKLAIDDFGVGNGEMKLLCDYPVDYLKIDRHFVAEIDRSPRKRHLLKSIVNIAHVLGTRVVAEGIETEAEFIACREYGVDLVQGWFIARPTTHISELAPSFPHLQELGKSKRGSQSLDEILIRKQIELLPTVYENDSIDNVFELFRRNPRQAFFPVLNANDEPRGIIHEHHLKEYIYQPFGRDLLKNKMYERSISHFVEMAPIVGLDSDAEQLMAIFANMDGSNCLILTDNMRYAGVVSAASLIKVINEKQLKTAQDQNPLTGLPGNRAIRDFMRQSGRDGDELRHFCYCDFDNFKPFNDAYGFHLGDHAISLFAALMRRYFFAERHFLGHVGGDDFFIGIVGWTKEELTEILDRLISDFHDDVRDLYSDEDRAAGRILGHDRTGVEALFPLMRCSIGVIELPGGLVIDDINRVSAEIAIIKSAAKDSEEGLVFHLLGEAN; from the coding sequence ATGAAAACCGGGATGTCCTTGGCTGCCACCGTCGCGCCGGATGTCCTGCGCCGCTACGCCAGCGATCAGATCGTAACCCTTGCCAAGCTCGTGGTCGAGAACGCCTTCCAGCCGATCGTTGAGGCCGGCACCGGCACGGTCTTCGGCTACGAATCCCTGATGCGCGGGCAGGACCGCATCGGCTATGATACGCCGGTCGAAATCCTTGATGAAGCACATCAGCTGGGCCAGTTGCTGCAGCTCGAACAGATGGTCGCCAGCCGCGCTCTCGCCAAATTCGCGACGCTGTCGAATTTCTCCACCTCGACGCTGTTCCTCAATCTCGATGTCCGGCTCATCCCGCATGGCGAAAGTCTGGTCGAGACCCTGCTGCAACACCTGCGCAAGGCCAATATTCCGCCATCCTCCGTCTGCTTCGAATTCTCCGAGCGTTTCGACAATACCAGCGTGCCGGAATTTTCCGGCCTGGTTTCCAGGTTGCGCAAGGCTGGTTTCAAGCTGGCGATCGACGATTTCGGCGTCGGCAATGGCGAGATGAAGCTGCTCTGCGACTATCCCGTCGATTATCTCAAAATCGATCGTCATTTCGTCGCCGAGATTGACCGCAGCCCGCGCAAGCGTCATCTCTTGAAAAGCATCGTCAACATTGCCCACGTGCTCGGCACACGCGTCGTCGCCGAAGGCATCGAGACCGAGGCCGAATTCATCGCCTGCCGCGAATATGGCGTCGACCTCGTCCAGGGCTGGTTCATCGCCCGTCCGACAACGCATATATCGGAGCTGGCGCCGTCCTTCCCGCATCTGCAGGAGCTCGGCAAGAGCAAGCGGGGCAGTCAGTCGCTCGACGAAATCCTCATCCGCAAGCAGATCGAGCTGCTGCCTACGGTCTACGAGAATGACAGCATCGACAACGTCTTCGAACTCTTCCGCCGCAATCCGCGCCAGGCCTTCTTTCCTGTCCTCAATGCCAATGACGAGCCGCGCGGCATCATCCACGAGCATCACCTCAAGGAATATATCTACCAGCCTTTCGGCCGCGATCTCCTGAAGAACAAGATGTATGAGCGCAGCATCTCGCATTTCGTCGAGATGGCGCCGATCGTCGGCCTCGACAGCGACGCCGAACAGCTGATGGCGATCTTCGCCAACATGGATGGCAGCAACTGCCTGATCTTGACCGACAATATGCGTTATGCCGGCGTCGTCTCCGCCGCCTCGCTGATCAAGGTCATCAACGAGAAACAGCTGAAGACCGCGCAGGACCAGAACCCGCTGACCGGCCTGCCGGGCAATCGCGCCATCCGCGATTTCATGCGTCAGTCCGGCCGCGACGGCGATGAGCTCCGCCACTTTTGCTATTGCGACTTCGATAATTTCAAGCCGTTCAACGATGCCTATGGCTTCCATCTCGGCGACCACGCAATCTCGCTGTTTGCCGCGCTGATGCGCCGCTATTTCTTCGCCGAGCGCCATTTCCTCGGCCATGTCGGCGGCGACGATTTCTTCATCGGCATCGTCGGCTGGACCAAGGAGGAACTGACGGAGATCCTCGACCGGCTGATCAGCGATTTCCACGACGACGTGCGCGATCTCTATTCCGACGAGGACCGCGCCGCCGGCCGCATCCTCGGTCACGACCGCACCGGTGTTGAAGCTTTATTCCCGCTGATGCGCTGCTCGATCGGCGTCATCGAACTGCCGGGAGGCCTCGTCATCGACGATATCAACCGCGTCAGCGCCGAGATCGCCATCATCAAATCGGCCGCCAAGGACAGCGAGGAAGGTCTCGTCTTCCATTTGCTGGGCGAGGCGAATTGA
- the betB gene encoding betaine-aldehyde dehydrogenase, protein MKAQPKASHFIDGEYVEDTDGTVIESLYPATGEVIARLHAATPAIVERAIAAAKRAQPEWAAMSPMARGRILKRAAEIMRERNRALSELETLDTGKPIQETVVADPTSGADAFEFFGGIAPAGLNGSHIPLGQDFAYTKRVPLGVCVGIGAWNYPQQIACWKAAPALVCGNAMVFKPSENTPLGALKIAEILHEAGLPKGLFNVIQGDRDTGPLLVNHPDVAKVSLTGSVPTGRRVAAAAAGNLKHVTMELGGKSPLIVFDDADLDSAVGGAMLGNFYSTGQVCSNGTRVFVQKTVKAEFLKRLKVRTEAMLIGDPMDEATQVGPMVSWAQREKVISYIEKGKAEGARLIAGGGIPNNVSGEGYYVQPTIFADVTDDMTIAREEIFGPVMCVLDFDAEDEVIARANASEFGLSGGVFTADLTRAHRVVDRLDAGTLWINTYNLCPVEIPFGGSKQSGFGRENSLAALEHYSELKTVYVGMGPVVAPY, encoded by the coding sequence ATGAAAGCCCAGCCGAAAGCCTCGCACTTCATCGACGGCGAATATGTCGAGGATACCGACGGCACCGTCATCGAGAGCCTCTATCCCGCGACCGGCGAGGTGATCGCCCGGCTGCATGCCGCAACGCCCGCGATCGTCGAACGGGCGATCGCCGCGGCCAAACGCGCCCAGCCGGAATGGGCGGCGATGAGCCCAATGGCGCGCGGGCGGATCCTGAAACGGGCGGCCGAGATCATGCGCGAGAGAAACCGGGCACTTTCCGAACTCGAAACGCTCGACACCGGCAAGCCAATCCAGGAGACTGTTGTCGCCGACCCGACCTCGGGTGCGGATGCCTTCGAATTCTTCGGCGGCATTGCACCGGCCGGTCTCAACGGTTCGCATATCCCGCTCGGCCAGGATTTTGCCTACACCAAGCGGGTGCCGCTCGGTGTCTGCGTCGGCATCGGCGCCTGGAACTATCCGCAGCAGATCGCCTGCTGGAAAGCGGCGCCGGCGCTTGTCTGCGGCAATGCCATGGTGTTCAAGCCTTCCGAGAACACGCCGCTCGGGGCGCTGAAGATCGCCGAGATCCTGCACGAGGCGGGACTGCCGAAGGGGCTCTTCAATGTGATCCAGGGCGACCGCGACACCGGGCCGCTGCTCGTCAACCATCCCGATGTCGCCAAGGTGTCGCTGACCGGCTCGGTGCCGACCGGGCGCAGGGTGGCGGCCGCTGCCGCCGGCAACCTCAAGCACGTGACGATGGAACTCGGCGGCAAGTCGCCGCTCATCGTCTTCGACGATGCCGATCTCGATTCGGCGGTCGGCGGCGCGATGCTCGGCAATTTCTATTCGACCGGCCAGGTCTGCTCGAACGGCACGCGCGTTTTCGTGCAGAAGACCGTCAAGGCCGAATTCCTGAAGCGGCTGAAGGTCCGCACCGAGGCGATGCTGATCGGCGACCCGATGGACGAGGCGACGCAGGTCGGACCGATGGTCTCCTGGGCGCAGCGCGAGAAAGTGATCTCCTACATCGAGAAGGGCAAGGCCGAGGGCGCGCGCCTGATTGCCGGCGGCGGCATTCCGAACAACGTCTCCGGCGAAGGCTATTACGTGCAGCCGACTATCTTTGCCGACGTCACCGACGATATGACCATCGCCCGCGAGGAGATCTTTGGGCCGGTCATGTGTGTGCTCGACTTCGACGCCGAGGACGAGGTGATTGCCCGCGCCAATGCCAGCGAATTCGGTCTTTCCGGCGGCGTCTTCACTGCCGACCTCACCCGCGCCCACCGCGTCGTCGACCGGCTGGATGCGGGCACGCTGTGGATCAACACCTATAATCTCTGCCCGGTGGAAATCCCCTTCGGCGGCTCGAAACAATCCGGCTTCGGCCGCGAGAATTCGCTGGCCGCGCTGGAGCATTATTCCGAGCTGAAGACGGTCTATGTCGGCATGGGGCCGGTGGTGGCGCCGTACTGA
- the betA gene encoding choline dehydrogenase, producing the protein MQQADFVIIGSGSAGSALAYRLSEDGKNSVIVIEAGGSDFGPFIQMPAALAWPMSMKRYNWGYLSEPEANLNNRRITAPRGKVIGGSSSINGMVYVRGHAEDFNRWEELGASGWAYADVLPYFKRMEHSHGGEEGWRGTDGPLHVQRGGFTNPLFRAFVEAGKQAGFEATEDYNGSKQEGFGLMEQTIFGGRRWSAANAYLKPALRRDNVKIIYGFAQRIVIEGGRATGVEIERKGRMEVVKANREVIVSASSFNSPKLLMLSGIGPGQHLQDLGIPVKADRPGVGANLQDHMEFYFQQVSTKPVSLYSWLPWFWQGVAGAQWLLSRGGLGASNQFEACAFLRSAAGLKQPDIQYHFLPVAISYDGKAAAKSHGFQVHVGYNLSKSRGSVSLRSADPKADPVLRFNYMSHAEDWEKFRHCVRLTREIFGQSAFNDYRGPEIQPGEGVQSDDEIDAFLREHLESAYHPCGTCRMGAKDDPMAVVDPQTRVIGVEALRVADSSIFPHVTYGNLNGPSIMTGEKAADHILGKQPLARSNQEPWVNPRWAVSDR; encoded by the coding sequence ATGCAACAAGCAGATTTCGTCATCATCGGCTCGGGCTCCGCCGGCTCCGCCCTCGCCTACCGCTTGTCGGAAGACGGCAAGAACAGTGTCATCGTCATTGAGGCGGGCGGCAGCGATTTCGGACCGTTCATCCAGATGCCGGCGGCCCTTGCCTGGCCGATGAGCATGAAGCGATATAATTGGGGTTATCTGTCCGAGCCGGAGGCGAACCTCAACAATCGGCGTATCACGGCGCCGCGCGGCAAGGTGATCGGCGGCTCCTCCTCGATCAACGGCATGGTCTATGTGCGCGGCCATGCCGAGGATTTCAACCGCTGGGAGGAGCTCGGCGCCAGCGGCTGGGCCTATGCCGACGTGCTTCCCTATTTCAAGCGGATGGAACATTCGCATGGCGGCGAAGAGGGCTGGCGCGGCACAGACGGGCCGCTGCATGTCCAGCGTGGCGGCTTCACCAATCCGCTCTTCCGCGCCTTCGTCGAGGCCGGCAAACAGGCGGGTTTCGAGGCGACGGAGGATTATAACGGCAGCAAGCAGGAAGGCTTCGGCCTGATGGAGCAGACCATCTTCGGCGGCCGCCGCTGGTCTGCCGCCAACGCCTATCTGAAACCGGCGCTGAGGCGGGACAATGTCAAGATCATCTACGGCTTTGCGCAGAGGATCGTGATCGAGGGCGGGCGTGCCACAGGCGTCGAGATCGAACGCAAGGGCAGAATGGAGGTGGTGAAGGCGAACCGCGAGGTGATCGTCTCGGCCTCCTCCTTCAACTCACCGAAGCTCTTGATGCTGTCGGGCATCGGTCCCGGCCAACATCTGCAGGACTTGGGCATTCCGGTGAAGGCCGACCGGCCGGGGGTCGGCGCCAATCTGCAGGATCATATGGAATTCTACTTCCAGCAGGTCAGCACCAAGCCGGTGTCGCTCTATTCCTGGCTGCCGTGGTTCTGGCAGGGCGTGGCCGGCGCGCAATGGCTGCTTTCGCGCGGCGGGCTCGGCGCCTCCAATCAATTCGAGGCGTGCGCCTTCCTGCGGTCTGCAGCAGGGCTGAAGCAACCCGATATCCAGTACCATTTCCTGCCGGTGGCGATCAGCTATGACGGCAAGGCGGCGGCGAAGAGCCACGGCTTCCAGGTTCATGTCGGCTATAACCTGTCGAAATCGCGCGGCAGCGTGAGCTTGCGCTCCGCCGACCCCAAGGCCGATCCGGTGCTGCGCTTCAACTATATGAGCCATGCGGAGGATTGGGAGAAATTCCGCCACTGCGTGCGGCTTACCCGCGAAATCTTCGGGCAGAGCGCCTTCAACGATTATCGCGGGCCGGAGATCCAGCCGGGCGAAGGCGTGCAGAGCGATGATGAAATCGACGCCTTCCTGCGCGAACATCTGGAAAGCGCCTATCACCCTTGCGGCACCTGCCGGATGGGCGCCAAGGACGATCCGATGGCGGTGGTCGATCCGCAAACGCGGGTGATCGGCGTCGAGGCCTTGCGCGTCGCCGACAGCTCGATCTTCCCGCACGTCACCTATGGCAACCTCAACGGACCGTCTATTATGACCGGCGAGAAGGCGGCCGACCATATCCTCGGCAAACAGCCGCTGGCGCGCTCGAACCAGGAACCGTGGGTCAACCCGCGCTGGGCGGTGAGCGACCGCTGA
- a CDS encoding NAD(P)H-quinone oxidoreductase, whose amino-acid sequence MPLPQDMRFVDLPSFGGPEVMVIGKRPLPVPRDGEVLVRAEAIGVNRPDIAQRQGSYPAPKDASPILGLELSGEIVAVGPGVRGHAVGDKVCGLANGGAYAEYCLLPAGQILPFPKGYDAVKAAALPETFFTVWANLFQMAGLTEGETVLIHGGSSGIGTTAIQLARAFGAEVYATAGSKEKCEACEKLGAKRAINYRTEDFAEVIKAETGHGVDVILDMIGAAYFERNIASLARDGCLSIIAFLGGAIAEKVNLSPIMVKRLTVTGSTMRPRTAEEKRAIRDDLRSEVWPLLAAGTVAPVIHKVFAFDEVVEAHRLLEDGSHVGKVMLTV is encoded by the coding sequence ATGCCTTTGCCTCAGGATATGCGTTTCGTCGATCTGCCGTCCTTCGGCGGACCGGAGGTGATGGTAATCGGCAAGAGGCCGCTGCCTGTGCCTCGTGACGGAGAGGTCCTGGTGCGCGCCGAGGCGATCGGCGTCAACCGCCCCGATATTGCCCAGCGCCAGGGCAGCTATCCCGCGCCCAAGGATGCGAGCCCGATCCTCGGCCTGGAATTGTCGGGCGAAATCGTTGCCGTCGGCCCCGGCGTCCGCGGCCATGCCGTCGGCGACAAGGTCTGCGGGCTCGCCAATGGCGGCGCCTATGCCGAATATTGCCTGTTGCCGGCAGGCCAGATCCTGCCCTTTCCCAAGGGTTATGATGCGGTGAAGGCGGCAGCTTTGCCTGAGACCTTCTTTACCGTCTGGGCCAACCTCTTCCAGATGGCCGGGCTGACGGAAGGCGAGACGGTGCTGATCCATGGCGGTTCCAGCGGCATCGGCACGACGGCGATCCAACTCGCCCGCGCCTTCGGTGCCGAGGTCTACGCGACGGCGGGCTCGAAGGAGAAATGCGAGGCTTGCGAAAAGCTTGGCGCCAAACGCGCGATCAACTACCGGACCGAAGATTTCGCCGAGGTGATCAAGGCCGAGACCGGCCACGGCGTCGATGTCATCCTCGACATGATCGGCGCGGCCTATTTCGAGCGCAACATCGCCTCACTGGCGAGGGACGGCTGCCTGTCGATCATCGCCTTCCTTGGCGGCGCGATCGCCGAAAAGGTCAATCTCTCGCCGATCATGGTCAAGCGCCTGACGGTCACCGGCTCCACCATGCGGCCGCGCACGGCGGAAGAAAAACGCGCCATTCGCGACGATCTGCGCTCCGAGGTCTGGCCGCTGCTCGCCGCCGGCACCGTCGCCCCCGTCATTCACAAGGTCTTTGCCTTCGACGAGGTCGTCGAAGCCCACCGGCTGCTGGAAGACGGCAGCCATGTCGGCAAGGTCATGCTCACCGTCTGA
- a CDS encoding helix-turn-helix transcriptional regulator, whose product MRQSPANRILILIKTDGPQLAAAIGDALGISGEAARQQLSKMAEEGLVEPVTVAAAGRGRPRQLWHLTASGNRQFPDGHAELTANLLGTLVEQLGPAALDTVISAREAETLQGYRQELGKAHDLASRVEALAAIRTREGYMADQWQEADGSFMLVENHCPICAAATACAGFCRSELETFRAVLGADVERSEHILLGARRCAYRIKPH is encoded by the coding sequence ATGCGTCAGTCCCCAGCTAACCGGATCCTGATCCTGATAAAGACCGACGGCCCGCAGCTTGCCGCCGCGATCGGCGATGCGCTCGGCATATCAGGCGAAGCCGCCCGCCAGCAGCTGTCGAAGATGGCGGAGGAGGGCCTGGTGGAGCCGGTCACCGTTGCCGCCGCGGGCCGGGGCCGGCCGCGTCAGCTCTGGCACCTCACAGCCAGCGGCAACCGCCAGTTCCCGGATGGCCATGCCGAGCTGACGGCAAATCTCCTCGGCACGCTCGTCGAACAGCTCGGCCCCGCAGCCCTCGATACCGTCATCTCCGCCCGCGAGGCCGAGACGCTGCAGGGCTATCGCCAAGAGCTCGGCAAGGCGCATGACCTCGCCTCGCGCGTCGAGGCCCTTGCCGCGATCCGCACCCGCGAGGGCTATATGGCCGATCAGTGGCAGGAGGCCGACGGCTCCTTCATGCTGGTCGAAAACCACTGCCCGATCTGCGCCGCCGCCACCGCCTGCGCCGGCTTCTGCCGCTCCGAACTCGAAACCTTCCGCGCCGTCCTCGGCGCCGATGTCGAGCGCAGCGAACACATCCTCCTCGGCGCCCGCCGCTGCGCCTATCGCATTAAGCCGCATTGA
- a CDS encoding ribbon-helix-helix domain-containing protein: MPMVTVSISPQQAAGIRAAVDNGGYASSSEVVREALRLWDTARKLNEFRDDMLDDDAPSGGRCVADMFADHEAERRRSA, encoded by the coding sequence ATGCCGATGGTCACCGTTTCCATCTCTCCGCAACAGGCAGCGGGCATCCGCGCCGCCGTCGACAATGGCGGCTATGCCTCGAGCAGCGAGGTCGTTCGCGAGGCGCTTCGTCTCTGGGATACCGCCCGCAAGCTCAATGAGTTCCGGGACGATATGCTAGACGACGACGCTCCATCCGGCGGCAGATGCGTCGCCGACATGTTCGCCGATCACGAGGCGGAGCGCCGTCGCTCCGCCTGA
- a CDS encoding class I SAM-dependent methyltransferase — translation MALFHACPICRSRIPHFEPLPRYYIDKAVEHGFPYRVDEFETINHQAYSCPNCHSSDRDRLFALFLTPVFQRLNPAQAFRFLDIAPGRALSFWLKSHPHIFYRSCDMYMPEADDKADIHNLPYADETFDFVLCSHVLEHVEDPVRATAEIRRVLKEHSIAILMAPICLSIEHTHENPEVTTPEGRWAHFGQDDHVRLFSRSGFIDVIQRAGLAVQQVPVTEFLTPEVCDTYGIGRSSVLYLGVKQQAVQQEPEPERNVA, via the coding sequence ATGGCTCTATTCCACGCCTGCCCCATCTGCCGCAGCAGAATTCCGCATTTCGAACCGCTTCCGCGCTACTACATCGACAAGGCGGTCGAGCACGGCTTTCCCTATCGCGTCGATGAATTCGAGACGATCAACCATCAGGCTTACAGCTGCCCCAATTGTCATTCGTCCGATCGGGACAGGCTCTTCGCGCTGTTCCTGACGCCGGTGTTCCAGCGCCTCAACCCGGCGCAGGCCTTCCGGTTCCTGGACATTGCCCCGGGCCGGGCCTTGAGCTTCTGGCTCAAGAGCCACCCGCATATCTTCTACCGCAGCTGCGACATGTATATGCCCGAGGCAGACGATAAGGCTGATATCCACAACCTGCCCTACGCCGACGAGACCTTCGACTTCGTGCTTTGCTCCCATGTGCTCGAACATGTCGAGGACCCGGTGCGTGCCACCGCCGAAATCCGGCGTGTTCTCAAGGAGCACAGCATCGCCATCCTGATGGCGCCGATCTGCCTGTCGATCGAGCACACCCATGAAAATCCCGAAGTGACGACGCCGGAAGGCCGCTGGGCGCATTTCGGCCAGGACGACCATGTGCGCCTCTTCTCAAGGTCCGGGTTCATCGATGTGATCCAGCGCGCCGGTTTGGCGGTTCAGCAAGTTCCAGTCACCGAATTCCTGACGCCCGAGGTCTGCGATACCTATGGAATTGGCCGCAGCTCCGTCCTCTATCTTGGCGTGAAGCAGCAGGCCGTCCAGCAGGAGCCGGAACCGGAGCGCAACGTCGCCTAA
- the betI gene encoding transcriptional regulator BetI — MPKVGMEPVRRKALVDAALRVIGDHGSLAVTMSDIARQAGVSAALAHHYFGSKEQLLIETIRSLLRQLRSDTVAALKAARTPRARVSAIIRVSFHADQFAPDTIAAWLAFYAEAQRSEETRRFLVIYARRLRSNLLADLKALLPADAAERIAEGAAAMIDGLYIRQSLKSAPIGIEASIALTEDYLNALLATTSPSPQRAEDIRRTDEGVKAETADPSGPAGHPGSSQPSRRHNHIEQLKDR; from the coding sequence TTGCCGAAAGTCGGAATGGAGCCGGTGCGCCGCAAGGCGCTTGTCGACGCGGCGCTGCGGGTGATCGGCGATCACGGCTCGCTTGCCGTCACGATGTCCGATATCGCTCGGCAGGCCGGCGTATCGGCAGCCCTGGCGCATCATTATTTCGGCAGCAAAGAGCAACTGCTGATCGAGACGATCCGCTCGCTTCTGAGACAGCTGCGCAGCGACACGGTGGCGGCGCTTAAGGCCGCCAGGACGCCGCGCGCGCGGGTTTCGGCCATCATCCGCGTCAGCTTCCACGCCGACCAATTCGCGCCGGACACGATTGCCGCCTGGCTTGCCTTTTACGCCGAAGCGCAGCGCTCGGAAGAGACCCGCCGCTTTCTGGTGATCTATGCCAGGCGGCTGCGCTCCAATCTGCTGGCCGATCTCAAGGCGCTGCTGCCCGCCGACGCCGCAGAACGCATCGCCGAAGGCGCTGCGGCGATGATCGACGGGCTCTATATCAGGCAAAGTCTGAAATCGGCGCCGATCGGCATTGAAGCCTCGATCGCGCTGACGGAAGATTATCTGAATGCGCTTTTGGCCACCACCTCCCCCTCTCCCCAGCGGGCAGAAGATATCCGAAGGACAGATGAGGGAGTGAAGGCCGAGACTGCCGACCCATCTGGCCCTGCGGGCCACCCGGGATCGAGCCAGCCGTCTCGAAGGCACAACCACATAGAACAACTCAAGGACAGGTGA
- a CDS encoding HdeD family acid-resistance protein produces the protein MADVFEGTPTSSLQSKWIWFAGFGVLLLVCGLIALGNLMLATVVSVYYVGMLMLFGGVIYLVHAFQVRGWDHVLFWMLSGLLYVLAGICAFVNPILTSAALTLFLSLALVIAGVFRTWVGMRMKPVKGWRWIVASGVITALAGFVIALGWPVNSLWILGLFLAADLIVQGSTMIAFGLGIRS, from the coding sequence ATGGCCGATGTCTTCGAGGGAACGCCGACATCTTCGCTGCAGTCGAAATGGATCTGGTTCGCCGGTTTCGGCGTGCTGCTGCTCGTCTGCGGCCTGATCGCGCTCGGCAATCTGATGCTCGCCACCGTCGTCTCGGTCTATTATGTCGGCATGCTGATGCTGTTCGGCGGCGTGATCTATCTCGTCCATGCCTTCCAGGTGCGTGGCTGGGATCATGTTCTGTTCTGGATGCTGAGCGGCCTGCTCTACGTGCTCGCCGGCATCTGCGCCTTCGTCAATCCGATCCTCACTTCGGCGGCGCTGACGCTGTTTCTCTCGCTCGCACTGGTCATCGCCGGCGTCTTCCGCACCTGGGTCGGCATGCGCATGAAGCCGGTCAAGGGTTGGCGCTGGATCGTCGCAAGCGGCGTCATCACCGCCCTTGCGGGTTTCGTCATCGCGCTCGGCTGGCCGGTGAACAGCCTCTGGATCCTCGGTCTGTTCCTGGCCGCCGATCTCATCGTCCAGGGTTCGACGATGATCGCCTTCGGCCTCGGCATCCGCAGTTGA
- a CDS encoding MFS transporter, with the protein MSDIDQTAAIPNPSSLFRLFLPEHLPATLMLAGGVTLYAVESYIMATIAPSIVRDIGGLALFSWVTSLFVAAAVLGSIFVAMRPRGIGLRSVYVFAALVFGVGSLIAAAAPSMPVVLIGRAVQGLGTGALAALGYAFIRFVYPEPLWPKASTLYAAIWGVSTVVGPTLGGFFSSGHAWRFAFIVLVPLGLLMAFLAPRLLPEVEDDREQKKTPIAQIGLLLAAVLMVSAAGAIETTGAKIALIAASVVAVAGMLFIEGRSPNRLLPSGAVSLSRPIARVYLTMLAMTVVLVSDVFIPYFLQTLHGVAPLLSGYLVALVALGWTFAAFLSGSLTGRRAYAAIVIGALIEAAATACLAVFLAKDNPEGHMLLIVPAAIGMFMMGFGIGLGWAHLVAMVLKLVADNEKDKASAAIPTMSSLGGAFGAAFSGVIANGAGLVNPGGIAGALSAAHWLYLLMALPGIVAVAAATTTLRDSQN; encoded by the coding sequence ATGTCGGATATCGACCAGACCGCAGCTATCCCGAATCCCAGTTCCCTTTTCCGCCTCTTTCTGCCCGAGCACCTGCCGGCAACCTTGATGCTGGCCGGCGGCGTGACGCTTTATGCGGTGGAGAGTTACATCATGGCGACGATCGCGCCTTCGATCGTGCGCGATATCGGCGGCCTCGCGCTGTTTTCCTGGGTCACCAGCCTGTTCGTCGCCGCCGCGGTACTCGGCTCGATCTTCGTCGCCATGCGGCCGCGCGGTATCGGGCTTCGATCTGTCTATGTGTTCGCAGCACTGGTCTTCGGCGTCGGCAGCCTGATTGCCGCAGCCGCACCGTCGATGCCGGTGGTGCTGATCGGACGCGCGGTGCAGGGTCTAGGAACAGGCGCGCTTGCAGCACTCGGCTATGCCTTCATCCGCTTCGTTTATCCCGAGCCGCTATGGCCGAAGGCCTCGACGCTCTATGCGGCGATCTGGGGAGTCTCGACCGTCGTCGGGCCGACGCTCGGTGGCTTCTTCTCTTCGGGTCACGCCTGGCGCTTTGCTTTTATCGTGCTCGTGCCGCTCGGCCTGCTGATGGCGTTCCTGGCGCCGCGGCTTCTGCCCGAGGTCGAGGACGACCGCGAGCAGAAGAAGACCCCGATTGCCCAGATCGGACTGCTGCTTGCCGCCGTGCTGATGGTCAGCGCGGCCGGCGCGATCGAGACAACAGGCGCGAAAATCGCTTTGATCGCGGCCTCGGTCGTCGCGGTCGCCGGCATGCTCTTCATCGAGGGCCGAAGCCCGAACCGGCTTTTGCCGTCTGGCGCCGTCAGCCTTTCCCGGCCGATTGCACGGGTCTATCTGACGATGCTCGCCATGACCGTCGTGCTCGTTAGCGACGTCTTCATTCCCTATTTCCTGCAGACCCTGCATGGGGTGGCGCCACTCCTATCGGGTTATTTGGTGGCGCTGGTTGCCCTCGGCTGGACGTTTGCGGCCTTCCTCAGCGGCTCGCTGACCGGCAGGCGGGCGTATGCGGCAATCGTCATTGGCGCCCTCATCGAAGCGGCGGCGACCGCTTGCCTCGCCGTCTTCCTGGCCAAGGACAATCCCGAGGGGCATATGCTCCTCATCGTGCCGGCGGCGATCGGCATGTTCATGATGGGCTTCGGCATCGGGCTCGGCTGGGCGCATCTCGTCGCCATGGTGCTGAAACTCGTCGCCGACAACGAGAAGGACAAGGCATCTGCCGCGATCCCGACGATGAGTTCGCTCGGCGGCGCTTTTGGCGCGGCCTTCTCAGGCGTCATCGCCAATGGCGCCGGCCTCGTCAATCCCGGCGGCATAGCAGGCGCGCTGTCGGCGGCGCACTGGCTCTATCTGCTGATGGCGCTACCGGGCATCGTCGCGGTTGCGGCGGCGACGACGACGCTGAGAGATAGCCAAAATTAA